One region of Sardina pilchardus chromosome 18, fSarPil1.1, whole genome shotgun sequence genomic DNA includes:
- the slc18a2 gene encoding synaptic vesicular amine transporter isoform X1 — translation MGALDSLKEFSLLTWMRERRQSRKLILLIVFIALLLDNMLLTVVVPIIPSYLYTMDDEAPIEDRSTPTTMPFPPSSTFQTIVSLYDNSTYETTGVSLLSTLQPPALSTSIAPTNATGSDCPKGDKQLLDENVKVGLLFASKATVQLLTNPFIGPLTNRIGYQIPMFAGFCIMFLSTIMFAFSKSYTLLFLARSMQGVGSSCSSVAGMGMLASVYTDDEERGNAIGVALGGLAMGVLVGPPFGSVMYEFVGKTAPFLILAVLAVLDGALQLFVLQPSKVEPESQQGTPLLTLMKDPYILIAAGSICFANMAIAMLEPALPIWMMETMCPRKWQLGVAFIPASISYLIGTHIFGVMAHKMGRWLCALIGMLLVGISILCVPLAKDIYGLILPNFGVGFAIGMVDSSMMPIMGYLVDLRHVSVYGSVYAIADVAFCMGFALGPSAGGAIARSIGFPALMVIIGVIDILFAPLCFFLRSPPAREEKMAILMDSNCSMKTRSYSMQGTSYQMGDDFETESDE, via the exons ATGGGAGCATTAGATTCTCTGAAAGAATTCAGTTTGCTGACAtggatgagagaaagaagacAGTCCAGAAAACTGATCTTGCTTATCGTATTCATCGCTCTTTTGTTGGATAATATGCTCTTGACGGTGGTCG TGCCCATTATCCCCAGCTACCTTTACACAATGGACGATGAGGCACCTATCGAGGACAGGAGTACCCCTACCACTATGCCCTTTCCCCCTTCTAGCACATTCCAGACCATCGTGTCCCTGTATGACAACTCTACATATGAGACCACTGGGGTCAGCCTGCTTTCCACTCTACAACCACCGGCACTGTCCACATCCATCGCCCCGACCAACGCCACCGGATCAGACTGCCCCAAAGGAGACAAACAGCTCCTCGATGAAAACGTGAAGGTCGGACTCCTCTTCGCCTCCAAAGCCACCGTGCAGCTCCTCACCAACCCTTTCATCGGGCCCCTCACAAACAG AATCGGTTACCAGATCCCCATGTTCGCTGGCTTCTGCATCATGTTTCTTTCCACCATCA TGTTTGCATTCTCAAAGAGCTACACTCTGCTGTTTCTGGCCAGATCCATGCAGGGAGTTGGGTCCTCATGCTCCTCAGTGGCTG GAATGGGAATGCTGGCGAGTGTGTATACTGATGACGAGGAGAGGGGCAATGCCATAGGTGTAGCTCTTGGAGGATTGGCCATGGGGGTACTGG TGGGCCCTCCGTTTGGGAGCGTGATGTACGAGTTTGTCGGGAAGACCGCTCCTTTCCTCATCCTGGCTGTGCTAGCCGTGCTGGACGGAG CGTTACAGCTGTTTGTCCTGCAGCCCTCAAAGGTGGAGCCAGAG AGTCAGCAAGGCACTCCACTCCTCACACTCATGAAGGACCCCTACATTCTGATCGCTGCAG GTTCCATTTGTTTTGCTAATATGGCCATTGCCATGTTGGAGCCGGCTCTGCCTATTTGGATGATGGAGACCATGTGCCCAAGGAAATGGCAACTCG GTGTCGCGTTCATCCCTGCCAGTATCTCGTACCTCATAGGCACTCACATCTTTGGTGTTATGGCACACAAAATGGGCAG aTGGCTCTGCGCTCTTATTGGGATGCTTCTAGTTGGGATCAGTATTCTTTGT GTGCCTTTGGCCAAAGACATCTATGGACTAATTCTTCCAAACTTCGGAGTGGGATTTGCCATCG GGATGGTGGACTCCTCTATGATGCCCATCATGGGGTACCTGGTAGACCTGCGCCATGTCTCTGTTTATGGGAGTGTGTATGCCATCGCTGATGTGGCGTTCTGCATGGGGTTTGCATTAG gCCCCTCGGCTGGTGGAGCCATCGCTCGGAGCATCGGTTTCCCTGCTCTCATGGTCATAATTGGGGTCATCGACATTCTTTTCGCCCCGCTCTGTTTCTTCCTCAGAAGTCCCCCTGCCAGAGAGGAAAAAATG GCCATTCTCATGGACTCCAATTGCTCGATGAAGACACGCTCATATTCTATGCAGGGCACAAGCTATCAGATGGGTGACGACTTCGAAACTGAGAGTGATGAGTAG
- the slc18a2 gene encoding synaptic vesicular amine transporter isoform X2, translating into MRERRQSRKLILLIVFIALLLDNMLLTVVVPIIPSYLYTMDDEAPIEDRSTPTTMPFPPSSTFQTIVSLYDNSTYETTGVSLLSTLQPPALSTSIAPTNATGSDCPKGDKQLLDENVKVGLLFASKATVQLLTNPFIGPLTNRIGYQIPMFAGFCIMFLSTIMFAFSKSYTLLFLARSMQGVGSSCSSVAGMGMLASVYTDDEERGNAIGVALGGLAMGVLVGPPFGSVMYEFVGKTAPFLILAVLAVLDGALQLFVLQPSKVEPESQQGTPLLTLMKDPYILIAAGSICFANMAIAMLEPALPIWMMETMCPRKWQLGVAFIPASISYLIGTHIFGVMAHKMGRWLCALIGMLLVGISILCVPLAKDIYGLILPNFGVGFAIGMVDSSMMPIMGYLVDLRHVSVYGSVYAIADVAFCMGFALGPSAGGAIARSIGFPALMVIIGVIDILFAPLCFFLRSPPAREEKMNLKKSED; encoded by the exons atgagagaaagaagacAGTCCAGAAAACTGATCTTGCTTATCGTATTCATCGCTCTTTTGTTGGATAATATGCTCTTGACGGTGGTCG TGCCCATTATCCCCAGCTACCTTTACACAATGGACGATGAGGCACCTATCGAGGACAGGAGTACCCCTACCACTATGCCCTTTCCCCCTTCTAGCACATTCCAGACCATCGTGTCCCTGTATGACAACTCTACATATGAGACCACTGGGGTCAGCCTGCTTTCCACTCTACAACCACCGGCACTGTCCACATCCATCGCCCCGACCAACGCCACCGGATCAGACTGCCCCAAAGGAGACAAACAGCTCCTCGATGAAAACGTGAAGGTCGGACTCCTCTTCGCCTCCAAAGCCACCGTGCAGCTCCTCACCAACCCTTTCATCGGGCCCCTCACAAACAG AATCGGTTACCAGATCCCCATGTTCGCTGGCTTCTGCATCATGTTTCTTTCCACCATCA TGTTTGCATTCTCAAAGAGCTACACTCTGCTGTTTCTGGCCAGATCCATGCAGGGAGTTGGGTCCTCATGCTCCTCAGTGGCTG GAATGGGAATGCTGGCGAGTGTGTATACTGATGACGAGGAGAGGGGCAATGCCATAGGTGTAGCTCTTGGAGGATTGGCCATGGGGGTACTGG TGGGCCCTCCGTTTGGGAGCGTGATGTACGAGTTTGTCGGGAAGACCGCTCCTTTCCTCATCCTGGCTGTGCTAGCCGTGCTGGACGGAG CGTTACAGCTGTTTGTCCTGCAGCCCTCAAAGGTGGAGCCAGAG AGTCAGCAAGGCACTCCACTCCTCACACTCATGAAGGACCCCTACATTCTGATCGCTGCAG GTTCCATTTGTTTTGCTAATATGGCCATTGCCATGTTGGAGCCGGCTCTGCCTATTTGGATGATGGAGACCATGTGCCCAAGGAAATGGCAACTCG GTGTCGCGTTCATCCCTGCCAGTATCTCGTACCTCATAGGCACTCACATCTTTGGTGTTATGGCACACAAAATGGGCAG aTGGCTCTGCGCTCTTATTGGGATGCTTCTAGTTGGGATCAGTATTCTTTGT GTGCCTTTGGCCAAAGACATCTATGGACTAATTCTTCCAAACTTCGGAGTGGGATTTGCCATCG GGATGGTGGACTCCTCTATGATGCCCATCATGGGGTACCTGGTAGACCTGCGCCATGTCTCTGTTTATGGGAGTGTGTATGCCATCGCTGATGTGGCGTTCTGCATGGGGTTTGCATTAG gCCCCTCGGCTGGTGGAGCCATCGCTCGGAGCATCGGTTTCCCTGCTCTCATGGTCATAATTGGGGTCATCGACATTCTTTTCGCCCCGCTCTGTTTCTTCCTCAGAAGTCCCCCTGCCAGAGAGGAAAAAATG AACTTAAAGAAGAGTGAGGACTGA